The following proteins are encoded in a genomic region of Vicugna pacos chromosome 16, VicPac4, whole genome shotgun sequence:
- the PGAP3 gene encoding post-GPI attachment to proteins factor 3 isoform X2: MAGRTARLVLLAGAAALASGSQGDREPVYRDCVLGCDERNCSGNALKHFRSHQPIYMSLAGWTCRDDCKYECMWVTVGLYLQEGHEVPQFHGKVSLNAWFWSTVFHTRDTDLTEKMDYFCASTVILHSVYLCCVRTVGLQCPAVASAFRALLLLMLTAHVSYLSLIHFDYGYNLAANVAIGLVNAVWWLAWCLRNQRRLPHARKCMVVVLLLQGLSLLELLDFPPLFWVLDAHAIWHFSTIPVHVLFFSFLEDDSLYLLKESEAKFKLD; the protein is encoded by the exons ATGGCCGGGCGGACGGCGAGGCTGGTGCTGCTAGCTGGTGCAGCCGCGTTAGCAAGCGGCTCCCAGGGCGACCGCGAGCCCGTGTACCGCGACTGCGTGCTCGGGTGCGACGAGCGGAACTGCTCCGGGAACGCACTGAAGCACTTCCGCTCCCACCAGCCAATCTACATGAGTCTAGCAG GCTGGACCTGTCGGGACGACTGTAAGTATGAGTGTATGTGGGTTACTGTTGGCCTCTACCTCCAGGAAGGTCACGAAGTGCCTCAGTTCCACGGCAAG GTCTCCCTCAATGCCTGGTTCTGGTCCACAGTCTTCCACACCAGGGACACCGACCTCACAGAG AAAATGGACTACTTCTGTGCCTCCACTGTCATCCTGCATTCAGTCTATCTGTGCTGTGTCAG GACCGTGGGGCTGCAGTGCCCCGCCGTGGCCAGTGCCTTCCGGGCCCTCCTGCTGCTCATGCTGACCGCGCACGTCTCCTACCTGAGCCTCATCCACTTTGACTATGGCTACAACCTGGCGGCCAATGTGGCTATCG GCCTGGTGAACGCGGTGTGGTGGCTGGCCTGGTGCCTACGGAACCAGCGGCGGCTGCCTCACGCACGCAAGTGCATGGTGGTGGTCCTGCTGCTGCAGGGGCTGTCCCTGCTCGAGCTGCTGGACTTCCCGCCTCTCTTCTGGGTCCTGGACGCCCACGCCATCTGGCACTTCAGCACCATCCCTGTTCACGTCCTCTTCTTCAG CTTTCTGGAAGATGACAGCCTCTACCTGCTGAAGGAATCAGAGGCCAAGTTCAAGCTGGACTGA
- the PGAP3 gene encoding post-GPI attachment to proteins factor 3 isoform X1, with product MAGRTARLVLLAGAAALASGSQGDREPVYRDCVLGCDERNCSGNALKHFRSHQPIYMSLAGWTCRDDCKYECMWVTVGLYLQEGHEVPQFHGKWPFSRFLCFQEPASAVASFLNGLASLVMLCRYRASVPASSPMYPTCVAFAWVSLNAWFWSTVFHTRDTDLTEKMDYFCASTVILHSVYLCCVRTVGLQCPAVASAFRALLLLMLTAHVSYLSLIHFDYGYNLAANVAIGLVNAVWWLAWCLRNQRRLPHARKCMVVVLLLQGLSLLELLDFPPLFWVLDAHAIWHFSTIPVHVLFFSFLEDDSLYLLKESEAKFKLD from the exons ATGGCCGGGCGGACGGCGAGGCTGGTGCTGCTAGCTGGTGCAGCCGCGTTAGCAAGCGGCTCCCAGGGCGACCGCGAGCCCGTGTACCGCGACTGCGTGCTCGGGTGCGACGAGCGGAACTGCTCCGGGAACGCACTGAAGCACTTCCGCTCCCACCAGCCAATCTACATGAGTCTAGCAG GCTGGACCTGTCGGGACGACTGTAAGTATGAGTGTATGTGGGTTACTGTTGGCCTCTACCTCCAGGAAGGTCACGAAGTGCCTCAGTTCCACGGCAAG TGGCCCTTCTCCCGGTTCCTGTGCTTCCAAGAGCCAGCTTCTGCTGTGGCCTCTTTCCTCAATGGCCTGGCTAGCCTGGTGATGCTCTGTCGCTACCGCGCCTCCGTGCCAGCCTCCTCCCCTATGTACCCCACCTGTGTGGCCTTCGCTTGG GTCTCCCTCAATGCCTGGTTCTGGTCCACAGTCTTCCACACCAGGGACACCGACCTCACAGAG AAAATGGACTACTTCTGTGCCTCCACTGTCATCCTGCATTCAGTCTATCTGTGCTGTGTCAG GACCGTGGGGCTGCAGTGCCCCGCCGTGGCCAGTGCCTTCCGGGCCCTCCTGCTGCTCATGCTGACCGCGCACGTCTCCTACCTGAGCCTCATCCACTTTGACTATGGCTACAACCTGGCGGCCAATGTGGCTATCG GCCTGGTGAACGCGGTGTGGTGGCTGGCCTGGTGCCTACGGAACCAGCGGCGGCTGCCTCACGCACGCAAGTGCATGGTGGTGGTCCTGCTGCTGCAGGGGCTGTCCCTGCTCGAGCTGCTGGACTTCCCGCCTCTCTTCTGGGTCCTGGACGCCCACGCCATCTGGCACTTCAGCACCATCCCTGTTCACGTCCTCTTCTTCAG CTTTCTGGAAGATGACAGCCTCTACCTGCTGAAGGAATCAGAGGCCAAGTTCAAGCTGGACTGA
- the PNMT gene encoding phenylethanolamine N-methyltransferase, translating into MSGADRSHAAGTAPDQDPGRAAVASAYQRFEPRAYLRNNYAPPRGDLSSPDGVGPWKLRCLAQTFATGEVSGRTLIDIGSGPTVYQLLSACAHFEDITMTDFLEVNRQELGLWLREEPGAFDWSVYSQHVCLIEGKGESYQEKERQLRARVKRILPIDVHQHQPLGTGSLAPLPADALVSAFCLEAVSPDLASFQKALDHITTLLRPEGHLLLIGALEESWYLAGEARLAVVPVCEEEVREALVRSGYEVRDLRTYIMPAHLRTGVDDVKGIFFAWAQKKVGL; encoded by the exons ATGAGCGGGGCAGACCGGAGTCACGCTGCAGGAACGGCCCCCGACCAGGACCCCGGCCGGGCGGCGGTCGCCTCGGCCTACCAGCGCTTCGAGCCCCGCGCCTACCTCCGCAACAACTACGCGCCCCCTCGGGGCGACCTGAGCAGCCCCGACGGCGTCGGGCCTTGGAAGCTGCGCTGCTTGGCCCAGACCTTCGCCACCG GTGAGGTGTCTGGACGCACCCTCATTGACATTGGTTCAGGCCCCACCGTATACCAGCTGCTCAGTGCCTGTGCCCACTTTGAGGACATCACCATGACAGATTTCTTGGAGGTGAATCGCCAAGAGCTGGGGCTCTGGCTGCGAGAAGAGCCGGGGGCCTTCGATTGGAGCGTGTACAGCCAGCATGTATGCCTCATTGAGGGCAAGGG TGAATCCTATCAGGAGAAGGAGCGCCAGCTGCGAGCCAGGGTGAAGCGGATCCTACCCATTGATGTGCACCAGCACCAGCCCCTGGGCACTGGGAGCCTGGCGCCCCTGCCTGCCGATGCCCTGGTCTCTGCTTTCTGCCTGGAGGCTGTGAGTCCAGACCTTGCCAGCTTCCAGAAGGCCCTGGACCACATCACCACACTTCTGAGGCCTGAGGGGCACCTCCTCCTCATCGGGGCCCTGGAGGAGTCGTGGTACCTGGCTGGCGAGGCCAGGCTAGCGGTGGTGCCAGTGTgtgaggaggaggtgagggaggcctTGGTGCGTAGCGGCTATGAGGTGCGTGATCTGCGCACCTACATCATGCCTGCCCACCTTCGGACGGGTGTAGATGATGTCAAGGGCATCTTCTTCGCCTGGGCCCAGAAGAAGGTGGGGCTGTGA
- the TCAP gene encoding telethonin — MATSELSCQVSEEDCEHREAFWAEWKDLTLSTRPEEGCSLHEEDALRRETYHQQGQCQALVQRSPWLVMRMGILGRGLQEYQLPYQRVLPLPIFTPAKVGAKEEREETPIQLQDLLALETALGGQCMDRQDVNEITKQLPPVVPVSKPGALRRSLSRSMSQEAQRG, encoded by the exons ATGGCCACTTCAGAGCTGAGCTGCCAGGTGTCCGAGGAGGACTGTGAGCACCGAGAGGCCTTCTGGGCTGAGTGGAAGGATCTGACACTGTCCACACGGCCTGAGGAGGG TTGCTCCCTGCATGAGGAGGATGCCCTGCGGCGTGAAACCTACCACCAGCAGGGGCAGTGCCAGGCGCTGGTGCAGCGTTCCCCCTGGCTCGTGATGCGGATGGGCATCCTCGGCCGCGGGCTGCAGGAGTACCAGCTGCCCTACCAGCGGGTGCTGCCGCTGCCCATTTTCACCCCCGCCAAGGTGGGTGCCAAGGAGGAGCGCGAGGAGACCCCCATCCAGCTGCAGGACCTGCTGGCGCTGGAAACAGCCCTGGGTGGCCAGTGTATGGACCGCCAGGACGTGAACGAGATCACCAAGCAGCTGCCCCCCGTGGTGCCTGTCAGCAAGCCCGGTGCCCTTCGTCGCTCCCTGTCTCGCTCCATgtcccaggaagcacagagaggctga